The Castanea sativa cultivar Marrone di Chiusa Pesio chromosome 11, ASM4071231v1 genome contains a region encoding:
- the LOC142614597 gene encoding uncharacterized protein LOC142614597, producing the protein MLRRQLWQFTSWEAFVRALHTRFGALAYDDPMEALTKLRQVSSVSTYKAQFEAVSNRIKELSEKHKLSCFLSGLKDEIRLPVKMFNPKTLNSAFGLAKIQEEYLLSNIRITKPWINVPKSSILGPPPTAIKNDGIDVKTTKFPVQKILAARIEERRKKGLCFHCEEKWHAGHHCKIPKKFLMEGLQELHSNEQLQGVVTEDSNGLDQGVEEGMAGLRGTGIEGTAELKSSVAEITLYALLGSPSPGTMRVLDKIKQ; encoded by the coding sequence ATGCTGAGGAGACAGCTTTGGCAGTTCACCAGTTGGGAAGCCTTTGTGAGAGCTTTGCACACCAGATTTGGAGCTTTGGCCTATGACGATCCTATGGAAGCATTAACAAAATTGAGACAGGTAAGTTCTGTTTCTACTTACAAGGCTCAATTTGAAGCTGTATCCAATAGAATTAAGGAATTGTCTGAAAAACACAAACTTAGCTGTTTTTTGAGTGGGTTAAAAGATGAAATCCGTTTACCTGTTAAGATGTTCAATCCAAAAACTCTTAATTCTGCCTTTGGACTTGCTAAAATACAGGAGGAATATCTCCTTAGCAACATAAGAATTACTAAACCTTGGATAAATGTGCCTAAATCCTCTATTCTTGGACCACCCCCAACAGCAATCAAGAATGATGGGATAGATGTAAAAACTACCAAATTCCCTGTTCAAAAAATTCTTGCAGCACGGattgaagaaagaaggaagaaaggacTTTGTTTCCATTGTGAAGAAAAGTGGCATGCAGGTCACCATTGCAAgattccaaaaaaatttcttatggAAGGATTGCAAGAATTACACTCTAATGAGCAGTTGCAAGGGGTGGTGACTGAAGATTCTAATGGATTGGATCAAGGTGTGGAGGAAGGTATGGCCGGATTAAGAGGCACTGGGATTGAGGGTACTGCAGAGTTGAAGAGTAGTGTTGCTGAGATTACTCTTTATGCACTTCTTGGTAGTCCTTCCCCAGGTACTATGAGGGTTTTGGACAAGATCAAGCAATAA
- the LOC142614797 gene encoding elongation factor 2-like encodes MVKFTADELRRIMDLKENIRNMSVIAHVDHGKSTLTDSLVAAAGIIAQEVAGDVRMTDTRADEAERGITIKSTGISLYYEMSDESLKSYKGERNGNEYLINLIDSPGHVDFSSEVTAALRITDGALVVVDCIEGVCVQTETVLRQALGERIRPVLTVNKMDRCFLELQVDGEEAYTSFQKVIENANVIMATYEDPLLGDVQVYPEKGTVAFSAGLHGWAFTLTNFAKMYASKFGVDESKMMERLWGENFFDPATKKWTTKNTGSPTCKRGFVQFCYEPIKQIINTCMNDQKDKLWPMLAKLGVTMKSEEKELMGKPLMKRVMQNWLPASSALLEMMIFHLPSPSTAQKYRVENLYEGPLDDAYANAIRNCDPDGPLMLYVSKMIPASDKGRFFAFGRVFSGKVSTGLKVRIMGPNFVPGEKKDLYIKSVQRTVIWMGKKQETVEDVPCGNTVALVGLDQFITKNATLTNEKEVDAHPIRAMKFSVSPVVRVAVQCKVASDLPKLVEGLKRLAKSDPMVVCSIEESGEHIIAGAGELHLEICLKDLQEDFMGGAEISKSDPIVSFRETVLDKSSRVVMSKSPNKHNRLYMEARPMEEGLAEAIDEGRIGPRDDPKVRSRILAEEFGWDKDLAKKIWCFGPETTGPNMVVDMCKGVQYLNEIKDSVVAGFQWASKEGALAEENMRGICFEVCDVVLHADAIHRGGGQVIPTARRVIYASQLTAKPRLLEPVYMVEIQAPEQALGGIYSVLNRKRGHVFEEMQRPGTPLYNIKAYLPVKESFGFSQDLRASTSGQAFPQCVFDHWDIVSSDPLEAGSTAAQLVADIRQRKGLKEQMTPLSDYEDKL; translated from the exons ATG GTGAAGTTCACTGCTGATGAGCTCCGCAGGATTATGGACCTGAAGGAGAACATTCGTAACATGTCTGTTATTGCACATGTTGATCATG GGAAGTCAACTCTTACCGATTCCCTTGTGGCGGCTGCTGGTATCATTGCTCAGGAAGTTGCTGGTGATGTCCGCATGACAGATACCCGAGCTGACGAGGCAGAGCGTGGAATCACCATCAAATCTACGGGTATCTCTCTCTATTACGAGATGAGTGATGAGTCTCTAAAGAGCTACAAGGGAGAGCGTAATGGAAATGAGTACCTGATCAATCTCATCGACTCCCCCGGGCACGTTGACTTCTCATCTGAGGTCACAGCTGCTCTTCGCATTACTGATGGTGCTCTTGTTGTGGTTGATTGTATTGAGGGTGTCTGTGTTCAAACAGAAACTGTGCTCCGACAAGCCCTGGGAGAGAGGATTAGACCTGTTTTGACAGTTAACAAGATGGATAGGTGCTTCCTGGAGCTCCAGGTTGATGGAGAGGAGGCTTACACCTCATTCCAGAAGGTTATTGAGAATGCAAATGTCATCATGGCCACATATGAAGATCCACTTCTTGGTGATGTTCAGGTATACCCTGAGAAAGGCACAGTTGCTTTCTCTGCTGGTTTGCATGGTTGGGCTTTTACTCTAACCAATTTTGCCAAGATGTATGCCTCCAAGTTTGGAGTTGATGAGTCCAAGATGATGGAACGACTCTGGGGCGAGAACTTCTTTGATCCTGCTACCAAGAAGTGGACAACTAAGAACACTGGCTCTCCTACCTGCAAGCGTGGTTTTGTTCAGTTCTGTTATGAACCTATCAAGcagataatcaacacttgtatgaATGATCAGAAGGATAAGTTGTGGCCTATGCTGGCAAAGCTTGGTGTTACCATGAAGTCAGAAGAGAAGGAGTTGATGGGGAAGCCATTGATGAAGCGTGTCATGCAGAACTGGCTGCCAGCAAGTAGTGCCCTCTTGGAAATGATGATCTTTCACCTTCCATCCCCTTCCACAGCCCAAAAGTATCGTGTTGAAAACTTGTATGAGGGTCCCCTTGATGATGCTTATGCTAATGCTATCCGGAACTGTGATCCTGATGGGCCACTCATGCTCTATGTATCAAAAATGATTCCTGCCTCAGATAAGGGTAGGTTCTTTGCTTTTGGTCGTGTCTTCTCTGGCAAGGTCTCCACAGGTTTGAAGGTTAGAATTATGGGTCCAAACTTTGTCCCTGGGGAAAAGAAGGACCTTTATATTAAAAGTGTGCAGAGAACTGTTATCTGGATGGGGAAGAAGCAGGAAACTGTGGAGGATGTGCCTTGTGGTAACACAGTTGCTTTGGTTGGATTAGATCAATTTATCACCAAGAATGCTACGTTGACAAATGAGAAGGAGGTTGATGCACACCCAATCCGAGCCATGAAGTTTTCTGTGTCACCTGTTGTGCGTGTGGCTGTTCAATGCAAGGTCGCATCTGACCTTCCCAAGCTTGTTGAAGGTTTGAAACGTTTGGCCAAGTCAGATCCTATGGTTGTATGTTCTATTGAAGAGTCTGGAGAGCACATCATTGCAGGTGCAGGAGAACTCCACCTTGAGATCTGTTTGAAGGATTTGCAGGAAGATTTCATGGGTGGAGCGGAGATATCAAAGTCTGACCCTATTGTGTCCTTCCGTGAGACAGTCCTGGATAAGTCATCCCGTGTTGTGATGAGCAAGTCACCCAACAAGCACAACCGTTTGTACATGGAAGCACGGCCCATGGAAGAGGGGCTTGCAGAGGCCATTGATGAGGGCCGTATTGGTCCAAGGGATGATCCTAAAGTTCGTTCCAGAATCTTGGCTGAGGAATTTGGCTGGGATAAGGATCTTGCAAAGAAAATCTGGTGTTTTGGTCCTGAGACTACTGGACCTAATATGGTGGTTGATATGTGTAAGGGAGTCCAGTACCTCAATGAAATTAAGGATTCTGTTGTTGCTGGGTTTCAGTGGGCTTCTAAGGAAGGTGCATTGGCTGAAGAAAACATGAGAGGTATCTGTTTTGAAGTCTGTGATGTCGTGCTTCATGCTGATGCCATCCACAGAGGTGGTGGTCAGGTAATTCCTACTGCCAGGAGGGTTATTTATGCTTCCCAGCTGACTGCCAAGCCCAGGCTTCTTGAGCCTGTGTACATGGTGGAGATTCAAGCTCCTGAGCAGGCACTTGGTGGTATCTACAGTGTTCTTAACCGGAAACGTGGACATGTTTTTGAGGAAATGCAGAGGCCTGGCACACCTCTTTACAACATCAAGGCATACCTACCTGTTAAAGAGTCTTTTGGATTCTCTCAAGACTTGAGAGCTTCAACCTCAGGGCAGGCTTTCCCCCAGTGTGTGTTTGATCATTGGGACATTGTGTCCTCTGATCCACTGGAAGCTGGATCTACAGCTGCGCAGCTTGTAGCGGATATCCGCCAGAGGAAGGGCTTGAAGGAGCAGATGACCCCTCTTTCTGACTATGAGGACaagttataa
- the LOC142616095 gene encoding uncharacterized protein LOC142616095: MVDQGSSEDIMYPDLFKGLNLKLEDLTAYDSPLISFKGKAVISKGKIRLLVQSRPETVGVDFIVIDAYSPYTTIVARPWLHALGAISLTLHVKVKFPSGKQIEEILGSQSVARQYISAAILHQTEPESSVSATEGL, translated from the coding sequence atggttgatcagggtagtAGTgaggatattatgtaccctgatttgtttAAGGGGCTTAATTTAAAGCTCGAAGATCTCACGGCTTATGATTCACCACTAATAAGTTTCAAAGGGAAGGCCGTCATATCGAAGGGAAAAATTCGCTTGCTTGTACAGTCACGTCCGGAAACAGTTGGCGTGGATTTCATTGTGATTGATGCTTATTCCCCATACACGACCATCGTtgcaagaccttggctgcatgctctgggtGCTATTTCCTTGACTctacatgttaaagtaaaattcccttcgGGAAAACAGATTGAAGAAATCCTTGGGAGCCAATCAGTAGCAAGACAATACATATCGGCTGCAATATTGCATCAGACCGAACCGGAGTCCTCGGTCTCGGCTACAGAGggcttatag